The following proteins are encoded in a genomic region of Caldicoprobacter guelmensis:
- a CDS encoding monovalent cation/H+ antiporter complex subunit F, which produces MRFENIVLMVLTILGVASLVRAILGPTVWDRILGVNLLSSKIVMVIVVFAFLVNKSYLLDIAIIYALFGFVGIVMISRFIEKRGEL; this is translated from the coding sequence ATGAGGTTTGAGAACATCGTTCTCATGGTATTGACGATTTTGGGGGTAGCTTCTCTTGTCAGGGCTATTTTGGGTCCTACTGTGTGGGACAGAATTTTAGGGGTGAATTTGCTGTCTTCAAAAATTGTAATGGTTATAGTGGTGTTCGCTTTTTTAGTCAATAAATCATATTTGCTGGACATTGCTATTATATACGCGCTGTTCGGCTTTGTTGGTATTGTGATGATTTCGAGGTTTATTGAGAAGCGAGGTGAGTTATGA
- a CDS encoding Na+/H+ antiporter subunit E: MILRKFLHYIEVIIILTVFWVVINEKITFIQVVSGIVSSFIAILYTEKYLLKQDYKKLYIFSLRNFIKYLAYLFVQIYASGFTAIYRMLTHKINVGIIEYESGLDNDFLLCILANSITLTPGTVTVDKNGKKLKVLCLNCPEDGQNLLQQNIRVKFENRLKGVTDEV; encoded by the coding sequence GTGATTCTGAGAAAATTCTTGCATTATATAGAAGTTATTATAATTCTTACAGTATTTTGGGTTGTAATTAATGAAAAAATTACTTTTATACAGGTTGTTTCTGGTATTGTTTCGAGTTTTATTGCAATACTTTATACTGAAAAATATTTGCTTAAGCAGGACTATAAAAAACTTTATATTTTTAGTTTAAGAAACTTTATAAAATATCTTGCCTATCTATTTGTTCAAATTTATGCATCCGGGTTTACCGCTATTTACAGGATGCTTACTCACAAAATTAATGTTGGAATTATTGAATATGAAAGTGGGTTGGATAACGACTTTCTGCTCTGTATTCTTGCCAATTCAATTACCCTGACTCCCGGAACTGTAACCGTTGATAAAAATGGAAAAAAGCTGAAGGTGTTGTGCTTGAATTGTCCTGAAGATGGTCAAAATTTGTTGCAGCAAAACATAAGGGTTAAATTTGAGAACCGTTTGAAGGGGGTAACTGATGAGGTTTGA
- a CDS encoding polysaccharide deacetylase family protein translates to MRVIYVSRIQAIRTLVVLVLVIISIVYTQTTQYDVISVFLNTKRELPIYSVETDEKKIAISFDAAWGAEYTDEILDILKKRNIKATFFLVGFWIDKYPEKVKRIASEGHEIGNHSTTHPHMSQLSSQQIRMEIETTQKKIEELAGDRAVKLFRPPFGDYNDRLILTCREMGYYPIQWDVDSLDWKEYGVEHMFNQVTKRVRNGSIVLFHNNAKYIVQALPLILDHLIQNGYTIVPVSELIYKDNYYIDHTGRQRKMGT, encoded by the coding sequence ATGAGGGTCATATACGTATCCAGAATACAGGCCATACGCACGCTTGTGGTGCTTGTGCTGGTTATAATCTCCATAGTATATACCCAGACCACACAGTATGATGTCATAAGCGTGTTTTTAAACACCAAGAGGGAACTGCCTATATACTCGGTGGAGACCGATGAGAAGAAGATTGCCATATCCTTTGATGCAGCCTGGGGGGCCGAATACACCGATGAAATCCTTGATATATTGAAAAAGAGGAATATCAAAGCGACGTTTTTCTTGGTAGGTTTTTGGATTGATAAGTATCCCGAAAAGGTAAAGAGGATTGCTTCGGAAGGCCATGAGATAGGTAATCATTCCACCACCCACCCGCATATGTCTCAGCTGAGCAGCCAGCAAATCCGGATGGAAATTGAGACCACGCAGAAGAAGATAGAGGAACTGGCAGGTGATCGAGCAGTTAAGCTTTTCAGGCCGCCCTTTGGAGACTACAACGATAGGCTAATCCTGACATGCAGGGAGATGGGGTATTATCCTATTCAGTGGGATGTGGACTCCCTCGACTGGAAGGAATACGGCGTTGAGCACATGTTTAATCAGGTGACCAAGAGGGTGCGTAATGGCTCCATCGTGCTTTTCCACAACAACGCCAAATACATCGTGCAGGCTTTGCCTCTCATATTGGATCATCTTATTCAGAACGGTTACACCATTGTTCCGGTATCAGAACTTATTTACAAGGATAATTACTATATAGACCACACGGGTAGGCAAAGGAAAATGGGCACGTGA
- a CDS encoding single-stranded DNA-binding protein translates to MLEHTSENNQVLVAGTVDSPPVFAHEIYGEGFYNFTLAVPRLSGYVDVIPVTVSERLIDIGTLPVGAKVVIKGQFRSYNKYIDGKNRLILTVFAKDISMKEEEYRGIRNPNQIYLDGYICKPPVYRTTPLNREIADVLLAVNRSYNKSDYIPVILWGRNARFSENLAVGQRIRIWGRIQSRPYQKKLPNGEIQDKIAYEVSVSKLQVVSEQK, encoded by the coding sequence ATGTTGGAACACACTTCGGAAAACAACCAGGTCTTGGTAGCTGGGACGGTTGACTCTCCGCCTGTCTTTGCCCACGAGATATACGGCGAAGGTTTCTATAACTTCACCCTGGCGGTGCCCAGGCTCAGTGGTTATGTCGATGTTATACCCGTCACAGTATCTGAAAGACTTATTGATATAGGCACGCTTCCAGTGGGGGCTAAAGTTGTAATAAAGGGACAGTTTCGCTCATACAACAAGTACATTGATGGGAAAAACAGGTTGATACTTACGGTATTTGCAAAGGACATATCCATGAAGGAGGAGGAGTATCGAGGGATAAGAAATCCAAATCAGATTTACCTTGATGGGTATATATGTAAACCACCGGTTTATAGGACCACACCGCTTAATAGGGAGATAGCCGATGTGCTGTTGGCTGTCAACAGGTCCTATAATAAATCCGACTATATCCCTGTCATATTGTGGGGGAGGAATGCGCGGTTTTCTGAAAATCTTGCGGTGGGGCAGCGTATCAGGATATGGGGTAGAATCCAGAGCCGGCCTTATCAAAAGAAACTGCCAAACGGCGAGATACAGGATAAAATAGCATATGAGGTGTCGGTTTCAAAACTTCAGGTGGTGAGCGAGCAAAAATAA
- a CDS encoding LysM peptidoglycan-binding domain-containing protein translates to MTYIVQPGDTLYKIARKFNTTVEAILAANNIPNPNRIYPGQLIEIPEEPAPPTKGFYYIVQPGDTLYKIAQRYNIPLAELIRANQIPPPYIIYPGQRIFIPGVEPPKPPPGGKVYIVQPGDTLYSIAEKFNVPLDALIRLNNIPRPDLIYPGQRLLIPAPTSNIQEEPK, encoded by the coding sequence ATGACATACATCGTTCAGCCAGGCGATACCCTCTACAAGATTGCACGGAAATTCAACACCACAGTAGAAGCCATCCTAGCTGCAAACAACATACCCAACCCAAATCGGATATATCCAGGACAACTGATTGAAATCCCTGAAGAACCTGCCCCTCCCACGAAAGGGTTCTACTACATCGTCCAGCCTGGCGACACGCTATATAAGATAGCACAGAGATACAACATACCGCTAGCTGAACTCATAAGGGCTAACCAAATTCCGCCTCCATATATCATTTATCCTGGCCAAAGGATATTCATACCAGGCGTTGAACCCCCTAAACCCCCACCGGGCGGCAAGGTGTACATCGTGCAGCCTGGAGATACCCTTTACAGCATAGCAGAAAAGTTCAATGTACCACTGGATGCATTGATTCGCCTCAACAACATTCCACGCCCTGACCTCATTTACCCCGGACAAAGGCTGCTCATACCTGCTCCCACAAGCAATATCCAAGAAGAACCCAAATAA
- a CDS encoding YerC/YecD family TrpR-related protein codes for MYRLDERAREMEYRSKIRDELVDQLFRAILSLETMEECYRFFEDLCTVSEIKSLAQRLEVARMLKEKKTYSEIAEKTGASTATISRVNRFLLYGSDGYNIVLDRISKK; via the coding sequence ATGTACCGTTTAGATGAACGGGCCAGGGAAATGGAATACCGTTCAAAAATCAGGGATGAACTGGTGGATCAGCTTTTTAGGGCTATACTAAGCCTTGAGACGATGGAGGAGTGCTACCGCTTTTTTGAGGACCTGTGTACCGTAAGTGAGATCAAATCCCTGGCACAGCGGCTGGAGGTGGCCAGGATGCTTAAAGAGAAGAAGACTTACAGCGAGATAGCTGAAAAGACGGGAGCCAGCACCGCCACCATAAGCCGGGTTAACAGATTTTTGCTTTACGGGTCGGACGGATATAATATTGTACTTGATAGGATATCTAAAAAGTAG
- the pcrA gene encoding DNA helicase PcrA produces MQRKAVLTTQGPLLVLAGAGSGKTTVLVNRIAHLLRFGCAYGSDHVPKGLSVQDIDAMGKYLSLCRESGKVLPLTERIYELLRYRVALPGSILAITFTNKAAKEMKERIVNIVGEAAHDIWVSTFHSACVRILRREIDKMGYSRNFVIYDESDQLTVIKDCVKELDLNEKYYQPKEIRDLINRLKDQMIGPQEYMSRAYSYREENIGRIYQLYEAKLKKNCALDFGDLINKTVELFRLRPDVLDYYQKKFQYILVDEYQDTNMAQYMFIKMLSEFHGNVCAVGDDDQAIYGWRGADIRNILEFEKDFPDAVVIKLEENYRSSQTILDAANNVIKNNRGRKPKKLWTRHKQGEKVRIYQAYDEHDEADFICRKIKDLMQQEEYKAGDFAVLYRVNAQSRVLEEAMIKYGIPYRIYKGLRFYDRKEIKDVIAYLRVIVNPADDVSLKRVINVPKRGIGPATIEALERAAVDMGESMFGVAIDLDKNGVLSGRAAASVKAFIDLIIRLIALKDTMGIVEFINTVLEETGYVKELESEGTMDALARLENIKEFISAAREFEEANEGANIVDFLENIALVSDVDQVGEDESAVVLMTLHSAKGLEFPVVFIAGMEEGLFPLSRAVDNPDELEEERRLCYVGLTRAKQRLYLSYAQNRTLYGSSMLSMPSRFLSEIPEDLVEPVDRGYAFGRGDLVFKSRTSIDSSDRFDLPARATKGKADSSVGASSSRFALGDKVLHQRFGVGTIVAMDGDGDDLRLQIAFEQGGIKKFMANLAPLKKL; encoded by the coding sequence ATGCAAAGGAAAGCAGTGCTGACCACACAGGGGCCTCTCCTGGTGTTGGCGGGTGCCGGCTCAGGTAAGACTACCGTGCTGGTCAATAGAATTGCACACCTTCTTAGGTTTGGGTGTGCATACGGTAGTGACCATGTGCCCAAGGGCTTAAGCGTGCAGGATATAGATGCTATGGGAAAATACTTGAGTTTGTGCCGTGAGAGTGGGAAGGTACTTCCGCTTACTGAGCGCATATATGAACTTCTACGCTACCGAGTTGCATTGCCGGGCAGCATACTTGCCATTACTTTTACCAATAAAGCGGCAAAAGAGATGAAGGAAAGGATAGTTAATATAGTGGGGGAAGCGGCCCATGACATATGGGTCAGCACTTTCCACTCCGCTTGCGTCAGGATACTAAGGCGGGAGATCGACAAGATGGGCTATTCACGAAACTTTGTGATATATGACGAGTCAGACCAGCTGACGGTTATTAAGGACTGCGTCAAAGAGCTAGACCTTAATGAAAAGTATTATCAACCCAAAGAGATAAGGGATTTAATAAATCGGCTCAAGGATCAGATGATAGGACCTCAGGAGTATATGAGCAGGGCTTATAGCTATAGAGAAGAGAATATAGGCCGAATATATCAGCTTTATGAAGCTAAGCTTAAAAAGAATTGTGCCCTGGATTTTGGTGACCTCATAAACAAAACTGTGGAACTTTTTCGCTTAAGGCCTGATGTGCTGGATTATTATCAAAAGAAGTTTCAGTACATACTGGTTGACGAGTATCAGGATACCAACATGGCTCAGTACATGTTCATAAAGATGTTATCAGAGTTTCATGGGAATGTATGCGCTGTAGGGGATGATGACCAGGCGATTTACGGCTGGCGCGGGGCCGATATTAGAAACATCCTGGAATTTGAAAAGGATTTTCCAGATGCAGTGGTCATCAAGCTGGAGGAGAATTACAGGTCTTCTCAGACAATACTCGATGCCGCCAACAACGTGATAAAGAATAACAGGGGACGAAAGCCAAAAAAGCTATGGACCAGGCATAAGCAGGGAGAAAAGGTAAGAATTTACCAGGCATATGATGAGCACGATGAGGCTGATTTCATATGCCGTAAGATTAAGGATTTGATGCAGCAGGAGGAATACAAGGCGGGAGATTTTGCAGTGCTTTACAGGGTGAATGCTCAGTCGCGCGTGCTGGAAGAGGCCATGATAAAGTATGGCATTCCCTATCGTATATATAAGGGATTGCGGTTCTACGACCGCAAAGAGATAAAGGACGTGATTGCATACCTGCGCGTCATTGTAAATCCCGCTGATGATGTGAGCTTAAAGCGCGTAATAAACGTTCCCAAAAGGGGGATAGGGCCTGCCACCATAGAAGCGCTTGAGAGAGCGGCAGTAGATATGGGGGAAAGCATGTTTGGCGTTGCCATAGACCTTGATAAAAACGGGGTGCTATCAGGCAGGGCTGCTGCCAGCGTGAAGGCGTTTATTGATCTCATAATACGGCTTATTGCATTGAAGGATACCATGGGGATAGTGGAGTTTATCAACACGGTGCTGGAGGAAACGGGATATGTAAAAGAGCTTGAGAGCGAAGGTACCATGGACGCTTTAGCGCGCCTGGAAAACATAAAGGAATTCATCTCTGCTGCCAGGGAATTTGAAGAGGCCAATGAAGGCGCAAATATTGTAGACTTTTTGGAAAATATTGCACTTGTATCCGATGTGGACCAGGTAGGCGAGGACGAGTCGGCTGTGGTACTCATGACGCTGCACAGCGCAAAAGGGCTGGAATTTCCGGTCGTTTTTATAGCCGGCATGGAAGAGGGGTTATTCCCACTGTCTAGAGCTGTGGACAACCCTGATGAACTGGAAGAGGAACGCCGGCTGTGTTATGTAGGTCTTACCCGGGCTAAGCAGCGGCTTTATCTGTCTTATGCTCAAAATAGGACGCTTTACGGCAGCTCCATGTTGAGCATGCCCTCGCGATTTTTAAGTGAGATTCCTGAAGATCTAGTAGAGCCTGTGGATCGAGGATATGCCTTTGGTAGAGGAGATTTGGTGTTTAAATCGAGGACAAGCATTGACTCATCTGACAGATTTGACCTGCCGGCAAGGGCAACAAAAGGAAAGGCGGATTCTTCTGTTGGCGCCTCGTCTTCCAGGTTTGCGCTGGGGGATAAGGTTCTACACCAGAGGTTTGGCGTGGGAACCATCGTTGCTATGGACGGTGATGGTGATGACCTTCGCCTTCAAATCGCTTTTGAGCAAGGCGGCATAAAGAAGTTTATGGCCAATCTGGCTCCGCTTAAAAAGCTTTAA
- the ligA gene encoding NAD-dependent DNA ligase LigA — MDVKQAREEIEKLREEIRKHDYYYYVLDQPVISDEEYDALMKRLTWLEQVFPELVTPDSPTQRVGGQPSKAFRAVQHRVPMLSLANAFSEGELKDFDRRVRSVVGDDVEYVVEYKIDGLSVALWYENGVFVRGATRGDGFTGEDVTENLKTIKSVPLRLLKPFTLEVRGEVFMSKRDFEVLNQQRQEEGQPLFANPRNAAAGSLRQLDPRVTASRPLDIFIFNLQYIEGSQMPETHCDALDLLREMGFKVSPVLYRSRRIDEVIDVCLEWHEKRHSLWFDIDGLVIKVNNLRQRDMLGATTKNPRWAIAYKFPAEQKETVIRDIIVQVGRTGVLTPTAVFDPVPVGGSIVSRATLHNEDYIKEKDIRIGDTVIIRKAGDVIPEVVEVVKEKRTGNEKPFVMPKRCPVCGADVVRLEGEVAARCTGNACPAQIKRLVIHFASRDAMDIQGLGPAMVNQLIDRGIIKDVADLYYLKYEDLIGIERMGNKSVRNLLEAIEQSKDRGLARLLFGLGIPLVGARAAQLIAQHFSHIDRIMKAKKEEFLEIEEIGNKIAESIEAFFNEEQNIRVIEKLKAAGVLMEQPGVVRRDESLKGLTFVLTGTLSSYTRDEATRLIEERGGKVSSSVSRKTNYVVVGENPGSKLEKARALGIAILNEEEFKQLLGIK; from the coding sequence ATGGACGTAAAGCAGGCAAGGGAAGAGATAGAAAAGCTGAGGGAAGAGATAAGGAAGCACGACTATTATTACTATGTCCTTGACCAGCCGGTGATTTCCGATGAAGAATATGATGCTCTCATGAAGCGCCTGACTTGGCTGGAGCAGGTGTTTCCTGAACTTGTTACTCCCGATTCGCCCACCCAGAGGGTGGGGGGACAGCCTTCAAAGGCCTTTAGAGCAGTACAGCACAGGGTGCCCATGCTTAGCTTGGCCAATGCCTTTAGCGAAGGTGAGCTTAAAGACTTTGATCGTCGGGTAAGAAGCGTTGTGGGCGATGATGTCGAGTATGTCGTGGAGTACAAGATAGACGGGCTGTCGGTAGCTTTATGGTATGAAAACGGCGTATTTGTGCGGGGGGCTACCCGTGGAGATGGCTTTACCGGAGAGGATGTGACTGAAAATTTAAAGACTATAAAAAGCGTTCCCTTAAGGCTTCTCAAGCCCTTTACCCTTGAGGTGAGGGGAGAGGTCTTTATGTCCAAAAGGGATTTTGAGGTGCTAAATCAACAGCGGCAAGAAGAGGGGCAGCCTTTATTTGCCAACCCGAGGAATGCCGCAGCAGGTTCCTTAAGGCAGCTTGACCCCCGTGTGACGGCTTCAAGGCCATTGGATATCTTCATATTTAACCTTCAGTACATAGAGGGTAGCCAAATGCCGGAAACCCATTGTGATGCTCTTGACTTGCTGCGTGAGATGGGCTTTAAGGTTTCACCTGTTTTGTACCGTTCGCGCCGTATAGACGAAGTCATCGATGTTTGCCTTGAGTGGCATGAAAAGAGGCATTCGCTTTGGTTTGACATAGATGGCCTGGTGATAAAGGTCAATAATTTACGGCAGAGGGACATGCTAGGGGCTACTACTAAGAATCCTCGATGGGCCATTGCATATAAGTTTCCTGCCGAGCAAAAGGAAACGGTGATACGCGATATAATTGTGCAGGTGGGAAGGACGGGCGTTTTGACTCCTACTGCGGTATTTGACCCGGTACCGGTAGGAGGGTCTATAGTTTCGCGCGCTACCCTCCACAACGAGGACTATATAAAGGAAAAGGACATACGTATCGGGGATACCGTGATTATCCGTAAGGCTGGGGATGTGATACCCGAAGTGGTGGAGGTTGTTAAGGAGAAAAGAACCGGGAATGAGAAGCCTTTTGTGATGCCCAAGCGTTGTCCGGTATGCGGAGCTGATGTTGTACGGCTTGAAGGCGAAGTTGCAGCAAGATGTACGGGAAACGCCTGCCCGGCACAGATAAAACGGCTGGTGATCCATTTTGCCTCCAGGGATGCTATGGATATACAAGGTCTGGGGCCAGCTATGGTAAATCAGCTGATTGATAGAGGAATAATCAAGGATGTGGCCGACCTTTACTACTTAAAATATGAAGATTTAATAGGAATTGAGAGGATGGGTAACAAGTCGGTCAGAAACCTACTGGAGGCTATTGAGCAGAGCAAAGACAGGGGGCTGGCACGGCTGTTGTTTGGCTTGGGAATTCCGCTGGTGGGAGCAAGGGCCGCACAACTTATAGCACAACACTTTAGTCATATCGATAGGATCATGAAAGCCAAGAAAGAGGAATTCCTAGAGATTGAAGAGATAGGTAATAAGATCGCTGAAAGCATAGAAGCTTTCTTTAATGAAGAGCAAAATATAAGGGTTATAGAAAAGCTCAAAGCTGCCGGAGTGCTTATGGAGCAGCCAGGCGTGGTGCGTCGCGATGAGTCGCTAAAAGGGTTGACCTTTGTTTTGACGGGTACATTGAGCAGCTATACCCGCGATGAGGCAACGCGCCTCATTGAGGAAAGGGGTGGTAAGGTCTCAAGCAGCGTGAGTAGGAAGACTAATTATGTGGTGGTGGGTGAAAATCCAGGTAGCAAGCTGGAAAAAGCCCGTGCTCTGGGTATTGCCATATTAAATGAAGAAGAGTTTAAACAGTTATTGGGCATAAAATAG
- a CDS encoding peptidoglycan-binding protein: MGRRVLACMLVVLMLSALLPQQALGATLLRRGSRGSAVQQLQQQLIKLGFLQGSADGIFGPKTEAAVKSFQKAYGLKQDGIAGPATLAKLAKTLSGSSGSSGSSSTLAPELPSRSGSSTAPITTTLKLGSRGSQVVTLQKRLNELGYNCGVADGVFGLKTRQAVMAFQKDNGLVADGIVGPQTIAKLFPVQQPRNPQPQPQQPQNQQPQPQPPQQPQPPQESQLEPEPLPPQQPQSGPEPQPPQPSSGFTQFHGIPGTLVGKVIFVDAGHGGESKDGGDPGATREHPGYGLVKEKDIVFDIALRLKRILEEAGATVILTRPDDRYYSLFYRSALVNTYILQVELDSLKKEKENIEKNKYEKEITMKDKEQQKALYELAVGDREKALIEYKRNLEEYQLQKSNLISQQAVVKVTFEQKDSLYLSIYDAHQTKKEQLDVHKKLLEDLLSQKNNFQQQKDKLTIEISTIQGQINELKSRLQSLEKQLNELPEGHPNREVIIQEIGQIQLKLKEAETLLGQKKTEEAVLDARIKDVDLQINSLVMVVKQYEEDLALLASELVRVKAERDLAKTQLDLISRQLEELEVNIEKTEEAIVLLEKITKEPAEIIPKLEEEINSLRKEVEVLSKRLNELNQKIALYSERIKQFEVYLKNPQLADRVGIYAGQLINGKRYATSDLVEVFDLTRQKYQNDYLFISLHCNSTATEEQTSSSGISVFYRDNGPYSYNGTYGVNVDYYKGYNAAERERFATTLLQQLNVTTNFSKKYTVPYKADFSVLRENNVISVLVEVGFINNPNDRALLINEQTREDVAAGIYKGIVEYYKR, encoded by the coding sequence TTGGGGAGACGAGTTTTGGCATGTATGCTTGTTGTGCTTATGCTATCAGCACTACTCCCGCAGCAAGCATTGGGAGCAACCTTGTTGAGGCGAGGAAGTCGTGGATCAGCTGTGCAGCAACTTCAGCAGCAGCTCATAAAACTAGGGTTTTTGCAGGGTAGTGCTGATGGTATTTTTGGGCCTAAAACAGAAGCAGCTGTGAAAAGTTTTCAAAAAGCTTATGGCCTTAAGCAAGATGGCATAGCCGGCCCGGCAACGCTGGCCAAGCTGGCTAAAACGTTATCCGGATCTTCTGGAAGCAGCGGCTCATCATCTACACTTGCACCAGAGCTGCCTTCGCGAAGTGGAAGCTCAACTGCACCTATAACGACGACGCTAAAGTTGGGCAGCAGGGGAAGTCAAGTGGTGACGCTGCAGAAGAGGCTCAATGAGCTGGGGTACAACTGCGGTGTAGCAGATGGGGTCTTTGGCTTAAAGACGCGCCAAGCAGTGATGGCTTTTCAGAAGGATAACGGTTTGGTAGCAGATGGTATAGTGGGACCACAGACCATTGCTAAGCTGTTTCCTGTACAGCAGCCACGGAATCCACAGCCACAACCGCAACAACCGCAGAATCAGCAGCCTCAGCCACAGCCACCGCAACAACCGCAACCACCTCAGGAGTCGCAGCTTGAGCCTGAACCATTGCCACCACAACAACCGCAGTCAGGGCCTGAACCACAGCCACCGCAACCCAGTTCTGGTTTTACGCAATTTCACGGTATACCGGGGACATTAGTCGGCAAGGTGATATTTGTGGATGCTGGACACGGTGGGGAATCAAAGGATGGAGGAGATCCTGGGGCTACTAGAGAACATCCGGGTTACGGACTTGTCAAGGAAAAGGACATAGTCTTCGATATAGCTTTGAGGCTCAAACGTATATTGGAAGAAGCTGGTGCCACGGTGATACTTACCAGACCTGATGATAGGTATTATTCTCTATTTTACAGGTCAGCCTTGGTGAATACCTATATTCTTCAGGTTGAGTTGGATTCTCTTAAAAAGGAAAAGGAAAATATAGAGAAAAACAAGTATGAGAAAGAAATAACTATGAAAGACAAAGAACAACAAAAGGCCCTGTATGAACTGGCTGTTGGGGATCGAGAAAAAGCGTTAATTGAATATAAACGCAATTTAGAGGAGTACCAGCTTCAAAAGAGCAATTTAATATCTCAACAGGCTGTGGTCAAGGTAACCTTTGAGCAAAAAGATTCGCTATATTTGAGCATCTACGATGCACATCAAACTAAAAAGGAACAATTGGATGTGCATAAAAAGTTGTTGGAAGATCTTCTTTCCCAGAAAAATAATTTTCAACAGCAAAAAGATAAGCTTACTATTGAAATTAGTACAATTCAAGGGCAAATTAACGAATTGAAGTCAAGGCTACAGTCCTTGGAAAAGCAGCTTAATGAATTGCCGGAAGGCCATCCTAATAGAGAAGTTATTATACAAGAAATAGGACAAATTCAGCTGAAATTAAAGGAAGCTGAAACGCTACTGGGACAAAAGAAAACCGAAGAGGCTGTATTAGACGCTAGAATTAAGGATGTGGATTTACAGATTAATTCTCTGGTAATGGTTGTGAAACAATATGAAGAAGACTTAGCTTTATTGGCTTCTGAGTTGGTAAGAGTAAAAGCTGAGAGGGACCTTGCTAAAACGCAGCTGGACCTAATATCCCGTCAATTAGAGGAACTGGAGGTAAATATAGAAAAAACCGAAGAGGCTATAGTTCTGCTTGAAAAAATTACAAAAGAGCCGGCAGAAATAATACCAAAGTTGGAAGAAGAGATAAATTCTTTAAGAAAAGAGGTTGAGGTGTTAAGCAAAAGGTTAAATGAATTGAACCAGAAAATTGCTTTGTACAGTGAGAGAATAAAGCAGTTCGAGGTTTATTTAAAGAATCCTCAACTAGCAGACAGAGTAGGCATATATGCAGGACAGCTTATAAATGGAAAAAGATATGCAACTTCCGATTTAGTTGAAGTCTTTGACCTTACACGCCAGAAATACCAGAATGACTACCTGTTTATCTCTCTGCACTGCAACTCGACTGCTACAGAGGAGCAGACATCAAGCTCAGGTATCAGCGTATTTTACAGGGACAACGGGCCGTATTCCTACAACGGCACATACGGCGTCAATGTAGACTACTACAAAGGGTACAATGCTGCTGAAAGGGAAAGGTTTGCCACTACTCTGCTGCAGCAGCTTAATGTCACTACCAATTTTTCTAAGAAGTACACTGTTCCTTATAAGGCTGACTTCAGCGTGCTCAGAGAAAACAACGTGATCTCTGTGTTGGTGGAGGTGGGCTTCATCAATAACCCCAACGATAGGGCGTTGTTAATCAATGAACAGACCCGTGAGGACGTGGCTGCTGGCATATACAAAGGAATTGTGGAGTATTATAAAAGATAA